DNA from Solanum stenotomum isolate F172 chromosome 3, ASM1918654v1, whole genome shotgun sequence:
atatttttatttgtcttaccTCCTTGTttagtattataatattttgctctcatttcacaacacgttatcagcacgagtcTCTAACCAACTGAGACCTacttaattcaaaattaattcctaaaagttaaTCAACTTTCTTTTAGAGTCTATACATTTATGTGTTTATAACATCTCTAATAAGACTTGCATAAATCTTTAATCCGTAATTTAATTTCTACATATATAACTTGCTTTAGGTATTATTATAATACTTTACTAGGCATAATAATCAATATGTTTCaggtttatatttttatgttgtttatatgCTACTAACTTATAACTCTAAATTAAATAGTAGGAAATGTGATAACATGCTAGTTAGAAGActtgtaaatattttcttgtCATAAATTCATGATAAATATTTGTGTGTCATAAAGAGAGTAGTATTGTATTAAATATGACTTGAAAAACTTACAAAAGTTTGTCGTTAATAACTATTGAAACTAGaactaaatattgaaaaataattagaacATATATTAAAACTACCATTTCATACTTTATGAGTTTACATCTTTTTGTAACATTCCATGTTCATGCATATAATATACTTTATACACTTTATACTAATTCTCATTTGAAacataaatttatcttttattataaAGAAATCACACCATGTTATTAACTCAACTATTTTATGATAGTTTTCAACATGTCGAATTTGTCAAAGCTTGAATTTGTGGCACTTGACATTTCTGGAAAGAACTATTTGTCATGGGTACTTGATGCTGAAATTCACCTTACCGCTAAGGGTCTTGGTGATTGTATAATCGAAGGAAATAAGGCATCAAATCAGGATAAAGTGAAAGCTATGATTTTCCTTCGTCATCATCTTGATGAAAGCCTGAAGGTTGAATACTTAACAGTGAAAGATCCACTTGAATTATGGATAGGTTTGAAAGAGAGGTATGACCACCTCAAGGCAACTGTATTGCCAAGGCCTCGTTATAAGTGGATGCACTTACGGTTTCAAGATTATAAAATCGTAATTGAGTATAACTCTGTTGTATTTAGAATAACTTCCCAATTGAAATTATGTGGGGAAACTATAAAAGATGAAGACATGTTGGAAAAGACACTAACTACTTTCCATGCCTCTAATATGATATTACAACAGCAATATCGTGAAAAAGGTTTTCAGAAATACTCTGAACTGATCTCATGCTTTTTGGTGGCTGAGCAGTATAATGaccttttaatgaaaaatcatgaaGCCCGTCCCACTGAAAGTGCTCCATTATCGGAGGCACACGGGGTAGAACCACACGGCCAGTctgaaataagataaaataatcgGGGCCATGAAAATGTGTGGGCGTGGAAAGGGCAAAAGATAATATAATAATCGTTGAGGTGGTGGTCATAACTAAAGATAGGACAATATGGGTTCTCAAAATAATCCATCTAAAGGAAAGGGCGATCACTGTCATCGTTGTGACCTTGACGGTCATTGGAAAAATAAATGTCGGGCACCTGAGCATTTTGTCAGGATGTATCAGAATTCcttcaaaagaaaaggaaagaaaggcGGTGCCTCCTCTTCTAATGCCCGGGTGGAGTCACATTTGACTCTCAAGGATGATGCTCAAACAGgatcttctcaaaaatatgatgagaatgttgaggcAAATTTAGCATTGAAAGATGATGCTTTTGATGGGCTCGATGATATTATTCATCTAGAAGCTGAGGACTTCTTTGGTGATCGCAACTGAAGATTGATAATTGAACTAGGAAATGAATAATGTCGTTATGTGTTTTTAATGTATTACTTATAGTTCATATCctcaaattttcttttgttaagtttcgtacttcttattatgtatttttatttttatgaagataaataaaatttctcaGTCTTCAGTTGGATCCAAGATGAATAATGGAGATATGTGCCTTCTGGATAGTGCCACAACTCATACAATACTAAGAGAAAGGAAATATTTCTCTCATTTGGTAATGAAAAAGGCATATGTTAATATAATATCCAGTAGTACAAAATTGATTGAAGGCTCTAGAAGAGCGGCCCTATTACTACCTGGAGGAACAATATTGATAATTAATAATGCATTgtattgtagtaagtctcaaagaaaTTTATTAAGTTGCAAGGTTATTCGCCAAAATGGCTATCATGTTAAGACTGTAAATGAAGGAAAGGTGAAATACCTTTACATTACTACGATAAATGTGGAGAAGAAAACTGTGCATGAAAAATTGTATGCACTTTCTTCTGGATTGTACCATACAAATATTGGTACGGTTGAATCACATGTCATAGTAAACAAAAGGTTTACTGATTCCAATGATTTTGTCATTTGGCATGACCGATTGGGCCATCCCGGTTATAGTATGATGCGCAGAATAATTGAGAATTCACTTGGGCATACTTTGAAGAACCAAAATGTTCTTCAATCAAAGGAATTCTCTTGTGCTGCTTGTTCACAAGGAAAGTTGAATACCAACCCATCAACGACTAAGGTTGGAGTGGAATCTCCCACATTTCTAGAACGGATACAGGGTGATATATGTGGGCCTATTCATCCTGCATGTggaccatttaaatattatatggtctTGGTAGATGCATCTACAAGATGGTCTCATGTGTGCTTATTATCAACTTGCAATATAGCTTTTACGAGGTTGTTGGCTCAAATAATAAGGTTAAAAGCACAATTTCCAGATTatgcaataaaaataattagtctTGATAATGCTGGTGCGTTTACATCTCAGGCatttaatgattattgtttgtcCACTGGAATAACAGTTGAACATCCTATTGCACATGTTCATACTCAAAATGGTTTAGCAGAGTCATTGATTAAATGTCCTCAATTGAAAGCTAGACCATTGTTGATGAGAACAAAGTTGCCTGTTTCGATTTGGGGACATGTTATTTTGCATGCAGCGGCACTTATGCACATAAGGCTAACCAGTTATCATGAAATCTCCCAATTACAATTGGTTTTTGGTCAGGAGCCAAACATTTCCCATCTTAGAATCTTTGGTTGTGCGGTATATGTTCCAATTGCTCCACCACAATGCACAAAGATGGGTCCCCAAAGAAGGTTGGGGATATATGTTGGGTATGAATCTCgttctattataaaatatttggaacCTAGAACTGGGGATTTATTTACGGCAAGGTTTGTTGATTAtcattttgatgaatcagtATACCCAATATTAGGGGGAGAACAAAAGCAGTTGGGAAATGAGATAGATTGGAATTCACTTTCACTGTCTCATTTAGACCCTCGAACAAATCAATGTGAGCAAGAGgttcaaaagataatttatttgcaGAATATTGCAAATCAACTACCGGATGCATTTACTAACCTTCCACGGGTTACTAAATCATATATCTCAGCTGCTAATGCTCAAGTTCGAGTTGATGTTCCGATAGGATAAAATGTTAAGGCAAATGAGTCTGGACCACGTTTAAAATGTGGTAGACCAATTGATTCCAAGGATAAAAATCCtcacaaaaggaaaagaataaatGATCAATATGAACATAATATGGAGGCAATTGCTCATAAAGAGCTCTGTGACATAATAAATGATGACACCAAAGAGGAGGTCCATGTACctgaaaataatgagaatgagaAAATCTCTATAAATTATGTCTCGACGAGAAAAAGgtgaaatcaaaataatattgtggTGGATAATATTTTTGCCTATAATGTTGTAGTTGAAATAATGCAACAAGATGAAGATTTGGAACCAAGATCTGTCAATGAATGTAGACAGAGAATTGATTGGCGAAATGGAAAGAAGCAATTCAAACAGAATTGGTTTCACTTGAAAAACGTGAAGTTTTTGGACCAATAGTCCGAACACCTGAAGGTATCAAGCAGTGGGGCATAAATGGGTTTTTGTGCGAAAACGCAATGAAAATGGTAAAGTCGTAAGATATAAAGCACGACTTGTGGTACAAGGTTTTTCGCAAAAGCCTGACATTGATTATGAGGAGACATATTCTCATGTGGTAGATGCAATTACCTTCAGGTATCTAATAAATATGACAGTCCATGAAAATCTTGAAATGCATCTAATGGACGTTGTCACAGCCTATTTATATGGATCACTAGAccacaatatttttatgaaaatcccTGAAGCACTAAAAGCgcctgaaaaatataaaaattcaaaagaaagttGCTCAATAAAGCTTCAGAAatccttatatggattgaaacaatCAGGGTAAATGTAGTATAATCGTCTTAGCGAATACTTGTTAAAGAAAGAGTATCAGAATGGCCCTATTTgtccttgtatttttatacgAAGGTCAAAATCTgaatttgtaataatatatgtttatgttgatgacttgaacatCATCGAAACTCCTAAAGAGCTTTCAAAAGTTGTTGAGTGTTtgaagaaagaatttgaaatgaaagatcttggtaagacaaaattttgtcttggcCTTCAGATTGAACATTTGACAAATGGAATATTTATCCATCAATCAACATATACTGAAAAGGTTTTGAAGTgattttacatggataaatcACACCCATTGAGTACCTCGATGGTTATGAGATCTCTcgatataaagaaagatcaATTCCGACNGGTTTTGAAGCgattttacatggataaatcACACCCATTGAGTACCCCGATGGTTATGAGATCTCTcgatataaagaaagatcaATTCCGACCCCAAGAAAAGGATGAAGAGATTCTTGGTGATGAAACACCATATCTCAGTGCTATCGGGGCACTAATGTACCTTGCCAACAATACCAGACCAGATATTTGCTTCGCAGTAAGTTTATTGGCGAGATTCAGCTCATGTCTAACAAGAAGACATTGGAAAGGTGTTAAGCATATATTCATATATCTTCAAGGAACAATTGATATGGGGTTGTTGTATTATAATGCATCCAAGTCAGAATTGATCGGTTATGCAAATGCGGGATATTTGTCTGACCCACATTAAGCTAGATCTTAGACAGGCTATTTATTCACATATGGAGGTACAGTTATATCATGGCATTCGATGAAGCAAACAATAGTtgctacttcttcaaatcatgcagagaTAATAGCCATTCATGAAGTTAGTCGAGAGTGTGTATAGTTGAGCTCAATGACTCAACACATTTTGCAATATGCGATCTTTCTGTGCAAACAAAGACTCCAACAATATTATATGAAGATAATGCTACTTGCATAGCTCAATTAAAAGGAGGATATATCAAGGGAGACCgaacaaagcatatttcacctaagttctttttcacacatgatcttcaacaaaatggtgagataaatGTTCAACAGATTCGTTCgagtgataatcttgcagatttATTCACTAAGGCATTGCCAACGTCAACATTTGAGAAGTTAAGATATAAGATTAGAATGCATCGTCTTCGAGATGTCAAATAAAGTTTTCATCAGGGGAGTAAAATACGTGTTGTACTCTTTTTTCCTTAGTCAAGGTTTTGTCCCATTGGGTTatcctggtaaggtttttaatgaggcaacacTCAAGGCATATTACAAAATtgtgtgtactctttttccttcactaggttTTTTCCCACTGGGTTTtccctagtaaggttttaactagGCACATTATCTATaaacatccaagggggagtgttataaaacCATTGAATTATGGATGTTTCttttcatcaacaacataaCGTAATGAACCTATTTAATGTAAGACTTAAAGTTATGCTAACATATTTGGTTAAAGGATGTAAAAGGGTGTTTTCTAAATCCTATAAAAGGGTAGTCGTTTCACCCTTATAAAATACACATTGAAGAGTTCAAAGAATACTTCTActtaatatttctatttgtCTTACCTCCTTCTttagtattataatattttgctctcatttcacaacaaaactttaataaaaactTGTTCAATTTCTATTATAATCTAATCAAATGACTTAATTATGATTCAAAAATAAGGTATCATAATATTCTAAACTACTGCATCAATAAATTGCACATATTTATGTTACTTTTGTAAATAAATGTTTTTgcaaactttcaaatatatataattttacaaaaatatgatGATTAATAAAAGTagtaattagttattttttttatataattcttCCATGCACAATATCTTCACGTTATGCATGAGGACCGAATCGAATTTAAGTACAATCTCTTCATATCAATTGACTAGATTATCTTTGTATGGATGAGCATATATACTAAAATTTGGATcgaatcaaatttaaaaattaaactaaattgAACGAAACTTTAAGAAAACACTTAACTTCAAGTTAATGTTGCTAACATTTCATTTGTAAAAGGTTTAAGGCAGCTGggttttttgaagaaaataattagAGTGAATCTATATTGAAGATGGATTTATCGGGATaacttggaaaaaataaattgtgtggtgtaatttaatcaaatattttttacccttttaatgTAAACGCATTAAATACTTATAtgtgattttaaaatttgtgtttAAATGGTATAGAAAAAATGTAGCTAGGTTAAAACTGAATAAGGTTTAGATAGAGCCCCTAAAAAAATTAGGATAAATATAAGTGATTATGCTGAGTAAATACcatcataatatatattataacagTTTCACGAGATTAGGTCACTTCTATAAGTAGTATCAGATATAAAAATTTGTGTTGGTACAAACTTAATATGTCTCGATATGTACTTTTTTACATGTTCCAAAAGACTATATCAATAAAGTGGATACATCAAGTATCAATATAAACCAAACCCAATAGGTTAAGGATCATTTTGAACATTTTCTCAAATagatatagtattattttttctttctcaatttatgtgatatagatGAAATTTGGAGTCATCCAATTTTTTCTATGGTTTTAGAATATTTGAAGTTGTAGTAATTTGTTGTAAAGATAGATATACAaaatcgacaatataaatatgTGAAAAAAGTGTATTACCAAAAATACAGTTGGGATCTCCTCCGGTAGAAAAGTCTCCAGCAATATGAAATATTGTTACGAAAAATCAAGGGCATGACTCATGATGTTACCTATCATAATCCCTCGTTAGATAAGACAACTTTTTTTCAATACAGAaacattataaataaataataagatacaTAATCTTAAAACCCATGTATATCCATAAATGAAGATACAAGGTATGATAATAAAATCATCATAAGATTCAGTGCCACTAATACAAGAATTTACTAATACAGGGTATGACGTCTAATATATCAAGTTGTCTATGAAATAGAAATGGCAAAAATGAGACATAGATGAAGTTGGATTCGGACTCCGAACGCACGCAGGAGCTCACAACAACTTTGAATCAAACaatctaaacctaaaatgacGGAATCAACGTGGACAAGTAGGACCAAGATCTACATTATTTTACTctactcttatttagaaatgaGAGAGTGGATGTACCAACACTGCACTCTAGAGTTGTACAAGAAGCTTTGTTAGTTGTACTAGAttgaaaaatctcaattttaccctttttttccCTATATCGATGGTTTGTATTGATTTATTGGTCCTTCTCCTTTGAACATGTGTACTTTAAAgtgttcttctttctttttcattctcaaATCCTCTATTCCTtggaattttaaaatatattcgTTTGACATAGTTGAAAATTGAGGAAAGAAAATTTCTGAATTAACCTTGGTTTCTTCTTGGTGACCATCATTTTACACAATTCAATCATCACGGAATAACCTCTCATGAAGTTATCTTTagctttctatttttttcattttggtttagtgtttaggaatAAGAATTATTCATCTTTGATTTTACTCTTCATGTTTTATTGATGGAATCTATGTGCTTTTGGTGTTGTCATGGAATCTGAAGGAAGAACTTCTTACACTACTAAAGTGTTTGATGAAATGTCCAAAACAATTAAACAGTTTTCTgttttaaatgtaaagatgATCTTACTTTTGGATAACTAATCTTGCACATGATTTATGCACCTACGTACGtcttaaaaaatatgtaaacaAGCCTTACGAGGAATACATCATCAATTATATAATTCATATGCTATTTATTGAGTAGGCGTTAGTGTTTAAGAgggtgtttgaattgacttaaaagttggtcaaacctacatTTAAGTCAGCTTTTAACTTCTGAAAGTGTtttgcaaatataaaaaaataacttaaaataagtcaaaaatgacttaaaataagttaggaagtgtaTGACAACgacaaaaatgacttaaaataagtttaaaataacttaaaataagtcaaaaatcaaaagtaggtctcgccttactttttattttttgacttaaaagtcatttcagtttgactttttattatttatttaaaagctAAGTACTTTTTTTAGCCAATCCAAACAGTCCCTAAGTCATTCAAATGAAGACGTTGAAAATATTTGATGACGTAAATACAGATAAATGAATTTTAGTTTTAGCTTAAAATATTGAGATGCAATTGTatgatctttttttaaaaatataatgaactTTTAGTTTTATTCTTCTCAAAATGGTGACTTCGTGAAAAGTAGGTGAGATGCACTCCTACACATACTATGAAGTAATTATAACATTTACTATTTGTATTAGGCgtatatatcaaaattttagtCACATATATCTATTATCATTGTGAAGTATGTAAaagtcatatttattttaagatttATTGTACCAAGGTTTGTCAAAGCAATAGATAATTTTGTTGACTAtcaaatttcttcatatttaaatttttgacgttaattaatttttagcaGAGGAAAAATATGCAAACCACGTCACATAATTGTTCTAAGATGGCAGGTAGTAGAAGTGTGCTTTTTGATATAGGAAATAAATGTACGAGCAGGAAGAAAATTAGGAAAGTTAGTCGCCAATcgttttaagaaataaaaattgattgaGCCAAAAactttgtaaagacaatataCAATCTATGTGATAAGATCTAGTGGTAAGTAGAAGCAACACAGATTACTTTGGTTTGTACATCTGATTCTGCCaatatacatatttgaaaacataTCTATCATAGCTTTatcatttttgtatatatgtctTCTGCTTGTGTCAATGATACTAGCATATAAGCTTATCATTCATCACCAAATGACAATGTAAAGCATCAACTACTTGAAAATAGGAATATGAAGTGTTGGGCCTGTGTGACACGGGCCATGCCCATCTAGTATAAAAGATGCAGCAGAATAATATGAGTACAAATAGGATactagtaggcatcataggtTGATCGAACAAGAGTAAAACTATACTGTATAAAGAATGTTAAGAACCTTACATTCGGAAGAAACTCAAATAGTTCGACAAAAGATAATCAGTAAGGAGCAAagcaaaacaaaataataatatgaaatgtGATGCAATGAAATATAATCCTACCGATATACACCTTATCCACAGATTTCGTTGTGAGCTAGGTGGGACTCGTGAAAAACTCACAAGTTCTATATACCATGTACGGATTCAAACTGGGACTTTCCATATATTTTGTCCCAACTCGAATCGAGACTTCCATCAACTAGTATATATCATTCGGAATCAATTATCATTGAATATCATTAGATTCTTTTAAAATGGTTATTTCCATAATATTAATCGTGTGATTTCCATAAGAATGAATGTGTTGGCATGATCAAAATGTGTGCTTTTGGCTCAAAAATTCCAATAGTGTTTTGTTTTTATGTGAATACCAGAAATCTGTTGTCAAGAATATTCTGATATTTCTCTTCTCAAACATACTCTTCAATTGTGATAACAAATTGCATATTTCCAATACAATTAACGTGTTACGTACTCTGTATTGTGACGTTCTTAAATAGCATCAGACATGCAATTTGCATTATTTTGGTATTCTTGTAGAAACTACACATTACATGAAATTGAAAAGTAtgagaaaaaatggaaaattactCAGCAAGACTGTTtctgaaaaaatgaaaaaatagaagaaaaacaaaataacaagGGCTCATCAACGGACATACATGCAGTTGTGGATAGATAAAAAGATCCCCAAAATAAAGcattaaaattagattttatcCACAAGATGACGATCCTAGAAATACTTACAGAACTTTGGAAATTAATCCTTGACGACCTAGAAAGTAGCACAAAATACTATATAATGCATCTCTACATGGTTCTAGATAATTGTAATGTAATATTTCTCCATCTGGCTGCCTAGCTGCAAAAAATTGCCTCTTCTAAAAGAATATTACAAAGGAGATATCAGCACCCTACGACACACAACAGAATGGTTATTTTATCTAGCCTCCGTTTGTGTTCGTCAGCAATCAACTGCAACCTGAAAGAATCAAGGGAAACAGCCCTAACTCTTAACAAAAAAGAGGACCCATTTGTGTGCTTCTCTTGTTGTGTATGTTGATTACACCGGTATCTGAAGTAACATTGAATTAGTAGGGACCCATGGGTGGCATACCAAATGGAGGCATCGGAGGCATTCCCATTCCGCCCATTGGAGGTGGCTGGGATGGACCAAAACCTCCTCCCATACCCGGCATTGGTGGAGCCGGTAAAGCCAGAGGCAGCAACTGTGCATACATATTCTACAACCAAAAGTGAACAGGTTTAGAAATGGCTTATTTACACAATTAAACATTACAGGAATGGCCAATTTACCACATAAATGCATGCATTTGATTCGTACTTATCAAAACCTTACCAAAAACTTTTGCAATGTTGGTTATGTTTCAAGCTATTGGCAGTAAACTACGAAATTACTTGCAATATTACAGAATACCTGCTGCTTCATAACGTCCTTCTCTTCATTCTCTTTGGCTTTTGCTTCACTTTGAGcctctattttatcttttatcagCTCATCAACCTTGCCGGTATATTCACGAATAAACtacaagagagagagagagagaggaatCAGAAATAAGTTGCAGATTACACTAGATATCAATAAGCAACAGAAAATCAGAAAACTTAAGCAGACAGCAAAACGATTACTGCAAATGAAAGAAGCTAAAAGGCAACAATGATATGTGACATGCAATGcatcattatattttttatattaccCACAATCATAGTGAACTATAAAcgggaaataatgaaaaataggCTCCAGAAGAGATTCAACAAGAATATCATGCGAAACACACCCAAGGGGAACACAAaacccttttttatttttctgataAGTACAAACAGGTTTTTCCAGAGCGAATCAGACATCCTCGCAGCCATGGCAAGGCTGCACTAGCATGCACATCCATCAGACAAGGCCTATTAAAACTTAAAAGGGCTAAATATCCCCAAGGAAACAAATGCAAAAGATTTTTCTCCTTGAAAGAAGATAAGCAAGCAAATATAGACACAGGGCTATGACGGAGAGTCAATGTACCTGTAATAGGTATGGGAATGCAAAGTCGATCATATTATTCATCCATGCTAGCTCAAGGGCAACATCCGGGCGAATCAAATCATAACAAACAAACAGGCATGACGCAAAGCATTCTTTCTTTCCCTGCAAGAGCACATAGCAAGAATTCAAAGCTTTGAATCCATCAATCAATTTCatataatattcaaattttaaaaaataactacaaCTAACAGTTTCAGATATCAATTACAAGCTAGACAAGAATAAACCAATGCAATATAAATGCACTCCAAGTTATATATAGACGTTTTCCAGACCAGAAATATCAACTTCCAAGTAAaatatgacccacttctcctgAGTCTTTCCCAAGCAGTAAATGCATTGTGTCTGGCACTCCCACATTCCCCATTTATATCTACTACCATATCCATACCATGATCTGGTTTATTCATGTTCTAATATCTTTTCATTTTGAAGAGCTCGTTAATGACTAAACACCCCAACCCAACCCAATATGCCAACATCTTCTTCGCCAGCAATACTATTAATTTGGTACATTTTCTGTAGTACTTTTCTCACTTACCCTTCTCTTTAGGTTAGTTTGTTTGTCAAGAGGAGGGCGAGGGGGGGATTTTTGAAATACCACTGATACCTGTTCAATGAAGTAAACAAGCAACTCTTCAGCAAGTTCACGATCCCCAGATTGTGAGGCAGTCTCCATTGCATCTTTGTAAAGATTATCTTTCTTCGACAGAGCAATGGATTGTTTCCACCGACCAGCCCTTTTATAGATATAAGCAGCAACACGCCTCATCTCAAGAAGCTCGTGCTTCTCTATCTGTTCACCCACACAAAAAAAAGTAGAATTGTTATCAGATATCTGATGGATACACttacatgaaaattattacTTGATCAAAAGATTATCTGATAGATACAAGGGAACACAATTTGGTGAACTATCCTTTACCTTCTGCGCAAGACCAATCTGGTCGAAGTTATCATGCAAATCTACTGATTCACGTAATCTATcataatcttcttcttcaacatataTCTCATTAAGGGCCTCATTTACAGAAgaaacattgttactttgaacAGCAATCATGTAAGGCTTCACTAGGCGAAGATGACCAGCCTgttataaaaagaagaaaaaaaggagaaaaggagGGATTTAACATCAAATAATCTAATCCAAACAATCCTTGTAAGTAGGGCTTCTATGAAAAGTGAGACCTTTCTCATTATGTCGACTACACGGGTGTGGTCCACTCTAAGTGCAAGAACATTTAGAAGATCATTGATGAGATCAGGATGTTCTTGCAAATAGAAGTGGACGGCCTTGTAATAAAGCTCCACATTAGCAACTTTGACAGCAATGTCTTTGAACTGCATATGATCCCAAGCATCTGGAGAATGATTCATGACGGTAGTGGCAGCATTATCAAATTCATCATATTGAATATACAAATAAGTTAGTTCTTTCCAGTGTTGCTGCTCATCACAGGCACGAATAAGCTTGGGAATGTTGAGACGggtggaaaataattttatgtgttCCATGAGCTTCTCATAACGGTATCTGGCATAAAGGACACCAAGTTCTGTGAAGATACCCATATGGGCTCGCTCCAAACCCAGCCCACTCTCCATAAGGGAGATCAATTCATTGAAACATCCTCTGTTTTGGTAATATTCACTCACTTCCTCCAGATCATCCACCTGACAAAGTAAAATAGATACAACCAAACATCAGTATTCCAG
Protein-coding regions in this window:
- the LOC125858801 gene encoding uncharacterized protein LOC125858801 yields the protein MSNLSKLEFVALDISGKNYLSWVLDAEIHLTAKGLGDCIIEGNKASNQDKVKAMIFLRHHLDESLKVEYLTVKDPLELWIGLKERYDHLKATVLPRPRYKWMHLRFQDYKIVIEYNSVVFRITSQLKLCGETIKDEDMLEKTLTTFHASNMILQQQYREKGFQKYSELISCFLVAEQYNDLLMKNHEARPTESAPLSEAHGVEPHGQSEIR